The Triticum aestivum cultivar Chinese Spring chromosome 3A, IWGSC CS RefSeq v2.1, whole genome shotgun sequence genome includes a region encoding these proteins:
- the LOC123056958 gene encoding uncharacterized protein, translating to MADLATVSPPAKINVGSAAAGHASTLRPKAPPAGYAKIHVDAAVRFQRGGMAAAICRDSQGAYMGSSSLVIAGVCDPATLKAIACREAISLAQDLNVQHFVVASDCKQVIGDIATGTSAQEATTLQGRQKKKEKERKKKAKQEMGCGGGGDADEGNEAKGKEDALASSRLLDPEFKPSKLSQDQLDKFKELHKKRLQIKEKTKSKGKPKGRTGENTNVANDSKFNNKDKSIDSAAIDVQHTTSTTGAQANLAPSLPLRNKRKLHWGLDVKERWERKANM from the exons ATGGCTGATTTAGCTACTGTCTCACCTCCTGCAAAGATCAACGTAGGTTCGGCAGCTGCTGGCCACGCTTCTACACTGAGGCCGAAGGCTCCACCTGCTGGCTATGCTAAGATTCATGTTGACGCGGCAGTAAGATTTCAGAGAGGTGGCATGGCCGCGGCTATATGCAGAGACAGCCAGGGTGCCTATATGGGGAGCTCATCACTTGTCATTGCCGGAGTTTGCGACCCTGCGACACTGAAGGCCATAGCATGTCGGGAGGCTATTTCCCTAGCACAAGATCTTAATGTGCAACATTTTGTGGTGGCTTCGGACTGCAAACAAGTTATTGGCGACATTGCTACGG gtaCGAGCGCCCAGGAAGCGACAACACTGCAAGGAAgacagaaaaagaaagagaaagaaagaaagaaaaaggcaaagcaAGAGATGGGGTGCGGAGGCGGAGGAGATGCTGACGAAGGCAACGAGGCGAAGGGAAAGGAGGATGCACTCGCATCCAGTAGGCTGCTCGATCCGGAATTCAAGCCCTCCAAGCTGTCCCAAGATCAGCTCGACAAGTTTAAG GAATTGCACAAGAAACGGCTACAaataaaggaaaaaacaaaatccAAAGGAAAACCTAAAG GAAGAACTGGGGAGAATACAAATGTAGCCAATGATTCTAAATTTAATAATAAGGATAAATCAATTGATAGTGCCGCAATAGATGTACAGCATACAACATCAACTACAGGAGCCCAAGCG AATCTTGCACCGTCCCTGCCCTTGAGGAACAAAAGGAAGTTGCATTGGGG GCTTGATGTTAAAGAACGGTGGGAGAGGAAAGCGAACATGTGA